One segment of Macrotis lagotis isolate mMagLag1 chromosome 1, bilby.v1.9.chrom.fasta, whole genome shotgun sequence DNA contains the following:
- the LOC141510217 gene encoding vomeronasal type-1 receptor 1-like, producing the protein MKSEDILLSVAFFFQTGMGFLGNSFLICLFTFVFLSGSKMRSIDIIVVQLTLVNCLMLLLKGIPHTMTTLGLMNFLDEIDCKIISYFYKVTRDLSLSMTCLLSGFQAITISPTNSNWAKLKAKAPKHLIPSSLFCWTFHLLSCSYIPNGMKGPVYTSNITETQHNGYCSHKILSGYEAYLFTTIIFFSDAIFLGLMVSASGYMVFLLYSHHKQIHITCLSSRTSPEIRATKTILLLVGTFFSSNLFNCILTMYISFRKSAPWLMYTSAFLGACFPAISPFVLIISDSQVTRYCYAIWGGKITHFDPDDIVISSAQDDLL; encoded by the coding sequence ATGAAATCTGAAGACATACTCTTGAGTGTTGCATTCTTCTTCCAGACAGGAATGGGATTTCTAggaaattccttccttatttgtcTCTTCACTTTTGTGTTTCTCAGTGGATCTAAGATGAGATCTATAGACATTATTGTCGTCCAACTGACCTTGGTCAACTGCTTGATGCTTCTCTTAAAGGGCATCCCTCACACAATGACAACTTTGGGTCTGATGAATTTCCTGGATGAAATTGATtgtaaaattatttcctatttttacaAAGTCACTCGTGACCTTTCCCTCAGCATGACCTGTCTCCTGAGTGGCTTTCAGGCTATCACCATCAGCCCCACGAACTCCAATTGGGCAAAACTAAAAGCCAAAGCTCCAAAACACCTCATTCCATCTAGCCTCTTTTGTTGGACCTTTCACCTACTTTCTTGCAGCTATATTCCTAACGGAATGAAAGGACCAGTATACACCAGCAACATCACTGAGACACAACATAATGGATATTGTTCTCATAAAATTCTTTCTGGATATGAAGCCTATTTATTTACAACCATTATCTTCTTTTCTGATGCTATATTTTTGGGACTCATGGTCTCTGCTAGTGGCTACATGGTGTTTCTTTTATACAGCCATCACAAGCAAATCCATATTACTTGCCTCTCCTCCAGAACCTCCCCTGAGATCAGGGCCACCAAAACTATCCTGCTGCTAGTGGgcacctttttttcctctaacttATTCAATTGCATCTTGACAATGTATATATCTTTTAGAAAATCCGCACCCTGGTTGATGTATACCTCTGCTTTCTTGGGTGCATGCTTCCCAGCTATTAGTCCCTTTGTGCTGATCATCAGTGACTCACAAGTTACCAGGTATTGCTATGCTATTTGGGGGGGAAAAATCACCCATTTTGACCCTGATGACATAGTGATATCTTCTGCCCAGGATGACCTTCTGTAA